TAGAACTTTCTTTGCTGGTCTTCTGTCATGCAAGACATCAAGAAGATGTACAACAGCAGCACAGGGACAACACTTTTTCAACCTTTCCGCCCCTTTAAGGCAGCTGGTAGCGGAAACTCAACCATGAAAATTGATATGGTATGGCACCACATGCTGGTGTCCCAACACTTGGTGGTTAGAGCACTGCTTAAAAAGGATTGTCTTACCATTATACAATGTAAATCTTCTGAGTCGAGCTCCATGATGATCTAGCATTGATCGGGAGATTAAATGACACCAGTGGGTACTCCTGAAGCATCTTGCCTTCTCCAGAATAGCTCAATGAATTTATCCAGGCACATCAGGAAAATCCCAAATTCAATTCCCAGAGTGTGCTGAGTTAATTGATTGGCCTCAGCCAGAGGAGCAGTAGGGAAGCTACAATTAAATATGGATGAGGTGGAAAGGGCTGCTATCTGTTGACCCCAGTATGTAGATGTTGGATAATGCACACATGATGCCCTACTTCAACATCACAATTCACATGTGAATCATGGCTACTTTGATGAGGTATCTAGAACCAAGCCCTTACAAGGAGTCAGTTATTTtgacagagggaggggaagggaggtgggGAAGATGAAGGACTAAAAAGTGGAATGGCAAGTTAAAAAAGTATTACTtttcctccaaactccctccttgcAGCTTATAATTATGGTTTCTTGATTATCAAGGGATAGCCTGGACACTATCATTAAGACCGCTTAGGCTGTAGTGCATGGTCCTGTTAACCAGACAGCAAAGGGCTCTGAAAAGAGAAATTTGGTAAGCTTTGTAGTGGATCACCACTTATTCTGGTTAGTATAAAAAATACATCACAACAAAATTATATCCCACTTTACAACAGTcacttcgttggctgtaaagcacattgcgTGTCCTGTAGTTATGAAAGGCGTTGGACAAACATAAGCATTTTTTTAATTTCACATCAACTAATTACGTTAAGAGACTCTCACAAAAATACAAGGGGCAATGTTTTCATTTCAAAACAAAAGACCAGATTTCAACAGGAGCCACTGGCTGAGGACAAACCTTGTCTGCTGGCAGTCACATCGGTCCAAAATGCCATAAAAGTTAACAGCAGTTAACAGTAAAATGAGGCATCTCATCATACATTAATTCAGTGCAGCTGGAAACTGCTTTCCAGGACAGTGAGGCAATAGAAAGACATTAATGCAAATCCCCTCTGCAGCAAGCAAGGTTTCTCATACCATATTTGTCAAGTTTTGTGTTCTGGGTAGTTAAGTCACACTGGAGTTCGCTGGCATTATGGAGAGTCACCCAGATAGCACTATACTTATATTCTAGCATGGAACGCTGGCTACAGCATGTTTCCAGTCATCACAAGAATTTGAAGGTCCCTGGTTAAAACCACAAGTTGATTATAATTGTCATTTGCATTGATTTGCTCGATTCTTTTGTGTAGCTTCTTCAGCTTTACTCCGTCTCCACTCACAAATGTCTGCAAAGTCACAAGACCGACATTTCCACGCCTCCTCAATATCCACACCCTTGGCCTCCCTCTGGCCCTTCCAGAAGGAGCTATAATGcttcagctcacttttaacccaCTCCTCTTCAAAGGACACCTCTTCTGTTCCGATCACAGAGGCATCTGCCTGGTAACAGTATTCTATCTTCATGGTGtcgatgctggggatctccgtgTAGGTCAGATTTAGCAACATTAAATCCAGAAGGTCGCCAAATGTGTTTATGGTAAATCCCACCTTCTGAGCATGCACCCGAATCTCTGACCCCAACGGCTGATCCGTCCGTAGGTGAAGATGGTGAGTGATGGTGTCCTTGTTCAGTTGGCCTTTGATCATAGCCTCAAAGAGAAGTTTGTATATACTAACCTGGTGATAAAAGGGATTTAGTTTTACTTCATGATGGTAACACAGAGACAAGATCACTCCAACATCTGTTTGCTATGCATTTCACACTAGAGGTCATCACTGGTTCTCTAGTTTTGCGGCACAGATTGTGCCTAGACTATAAAGCATGAAAAACAAACTGACATTACAGCAACCCATAACTTCTTCCCATTTGCACTGTAGTAAGATCATGCGCCAAGACGTTTTGTCACTTAATTTGCTGAATGTGATTTAAACAGAATGCAACAGCACCTAGAAATAAATACTGACATTTACTGTCATTGAAACATCTCAGAGGATTCCACTTTTAAAGAATGCTAGAATGTTAGGTGGAGAAATATGGCAACCATTCTGCAGCAGCAGTGTCCGACAAACATAATTGAAAAActggttgagggaggaatattgATGTGTAACAAAAATGAAGCAGTATTTCAATCAGGTAGCTGCCACATTCAGTAACAATGCTTACATGCTTAAAAGCCAGCAAATGATACAAATATTATGAGCTTTTTCAATTGATTTCTATGGTTACAGGCTTAGAGAGAAACCTAGCCACATTTCAAATACAGGCACAGTGCAAAATGATTCCATTATGTGTGTAATAGTCAATTATTTTCAAATCCAAGTGTCAAGTCATTTGAATCCAACAAGTCCTAGCAGCCACTCGATGAATATCAATCCGAGTGGTGTTTTATCAAACTGAATAGAATCTACACAGAAAGATACAGTAGAGTAACAAGAAAGGTAGAGGTTACAAGAAAGAAAGTACATAAAGGTTATCTATACAGCAATACCTTAAGGTATAAATTTTTTTGTTGTTTTCCTTTCAAAGATTTAAATAATAAAAtttactgtatatattatactATTGTTACAGAATGATCTGATATGAGAATTTATCAAACTATTAAGAAACCTAAAATGGGgtctgaggtgatgctgcttttGAAGAATCATCTTGTGGAAGCAATAAGGTACTTTCTAATAGTTAAACAATTAACAGAGTTCTTTTGTTTGTTATCTTGAGAACGCTTATTTAGATAAGTGAAGTCACTTTTAAAGGCACAGGGAGTTGGGAATCATCAGAGATTGATCTAATATTGTGGTTCTCAAGCTGGGGTCTATTAGAGATTTTCTAGGAAATCTGCAAGCAAGCAAATGAGTGGCAGCCAGAGTGAGCTTGGTGCGAGACGGGAGACTGGAGTGGAGTGTGGAAACCACATGTGTGATGCAGAAGGGGCTGGCTGTCTCACCTAGGAGTAAGTgtgcatggaggagcactgaatgGCACAAAGTTCACGAGGTAGACCTGCAGTTACCAAGGCTGCTGATAGGCATCAGATGAGTTCAGCCTTGTACAAGGGAGgggaggttttttaaaaaatattgaagTGGACAGACACATCTCATTGATATCTACAAGCAAATACTTGTTTTCTTAAAAGCATTTTGAAACACTGTACATGCACAACTTGCATAATCATTTTATAATTCAGATGGGAGACCATAATTATCGATACATTTGAAAAAGGGCCCTTCAACCAATAAGGTTTCAGAACCATTGGCTGAACACAGAACAAGGAATATAGAATGGAACCAAAAACAGCAATAAAAGTAAATATTTTTCTTTGCCCTGAGATTTTTAATGTCCAACTGAACTACTGGTCCTCACAGATAGCACTTCAGTTTGACATCTCAGTTGATGGCACCTCCACTAACACAATAGACTGTGTATTGGACCTTGTCTGTGGATTCGAGTCCTAAGGAGAGGCTTGAACCTAAAACCTTCTGATCCAAAGGCTAGAGGGCTGCCAAGTAAGCCTGAGGGAAAAGTCCATGAAAATATTTCCATATTTCAAATTCACACTGAAGTGCAAAGGCTCCTTAAACTAAATTGTTAGACTGTAGAGTTAGTGTTGTGTACATATGACCCTACTGTGCAGTGGTACAAAATGTAATCAATGATCTATATGCTTTACAAATGCAACAGGCTATGTTCGTCCAATGAGCTTTGGGAATGACCAGTCATTTTTGTTTGATAGGAAACATTGTGCAAAAGCTTGATGTCAATATTTTAATAAATCAGCTTAAGTGAGTCAGTGAACACTTATTCATTCCAAATGATTCTTGCCCCAGCCACTTACTTGTAAGTGGTGACTCTTTTTTTGGGCTGCACTGGGATATGTTCGCTGACCACGAGTTTTCAGTTCACGTAATTCCAGTTCACCTTTGGAATTATAGCACAGTTCATCAACAACACCAACTACAAAAATTCCCTCCAGCTCTCCAAACACCGGCAGCTCTCGTACACGTTCTCCTGTACAACACAGAACCATATCACTTCTTTAGATATACTGTACAGCTGAATGGTCAGCCACAATGACATTCACTACTAAAGCAGTCAGTTAGAGATTTTGAGTCCTATCTGGCCCATCACTCAAATCTGACTGCCATTCAGCTAGATTTAGACTATTCGGAGCTGAATGTCTAGGTTGCTCATCTCACCTTGTGAAACTTGCCACATTCTGAAGAGGCAAACAcagcagctttaaaaaaaaatcactctccATCCAGCAAGTCAGGCAAACTGGGTGATGCTGTGGAAGATGCTACAAACCAAATTTCCTAGCTTAAGAAGTCTGAGGTGCTTTGTGGCAAAAAGAAGAAAAATATCAAACATATTAAAATACTTTATGATGAAAAACAAATCCCCTACCTTTAACGTAACTACCTGCTAGTGCCTTTTTCATACCTGCTTGCAAGAACTGGATCATTGAGAGAAGATTAAGCATCTTTACAGCCCAGTTATCTTCCCGGCTCTCTACATTTATTGGGACAATGTCCTGGACCTCCAACTCTAAAACAGAAGAGGCAGAACTTTTATCAACACATCCCCTTCAACACTGTGTATACAATACACAGCAGAATTAACGCTCCCATGCAAACCAAACTGGATAGACATAGGAGTTTGAAAAGCATATAGTTTAAAGGCAGGGATTTCAATCCTAGCCCACTTCATTCGGTAAGTGCTCATTCTTAAACTATTATCAGGAGTACTGGTTCAATTAAACCTCAACAGAAGTCTTGTGCCTTCCAAGGCACAGTTACTAGAAATTAAAATAAGTGGGTAAATGGTGACTCATTCAGACACAGAAGATCCAGCTTTTGAAGTTTCCTCTAATCAGATTATCATTGGCAAAATAAACTGGAAAATATGCAAATGTGGATAGGATTAGGTTTGGCTGTGACACAGCTGACAACAAAGGAACAAGCCAATATTAACTACCTAGGCTTGGAAGTAAACATGGTCATTGAacactcagcacatcagtgccttCAAAAGAAGAGCATAGAGGAGAGAAAACCAAAAACACTAAACGACAAGTTAACCTACGTATGAACTGCATACCTAGGAAACCATCGGGAGGGCATGAGAGCACATGAATACAACTATTATTTAGGAATATTCTTGTTTTTTTCTGATGAGGTTCAGTCAATGCTTCAATAGCCTTTGTACTTTGTGGTACCACTGATTGGTACAACCTTACAAGATTAAGAAACCTGTTGATGCAGAGCAAAAGATCGTTTAAATTTAGAACTGAAAATTAAAAGTGACACCTGCAAATCTGGAGAGCATATTTATGGAGCTTCATTTTAAAAGAACGTCAACTGCCAACAATTTAATGGTGCTCATGAAAGTCGACATTTTATTTACTTGGAAGTACAGGAAAACTACTTCTCTCCCCCATTCCAATTATTAAAGCTATTTTACTTCTCTATTGATTATCCCAGTGACACCAGCCAACTCTTGTCTGGTGGAGCAGGGGtggaaaaaaacatacaatatgaAAGCAGGGTGCTGTAGGTCTGGCTTTTAGGAGCTATGCATGAATGACATTTGCCCTtactagttttttttttccttctaggAAGCACCTTATTTCCTGTTTACTGGTTTCCCAAAGGGACTGTGATCTAAAAAGCACAGCATAGGATTACATTGGATATACAACACAACCGGTCCATGCCGGCATTTATGTTGCACTCAAGACTCctcccatttttcctcatctaaatcatctTAATCCTCtaatcccttctccctcatgtgcttgtcTAGCCTCCCCTTAAAAGCATTTACACTATACACTTCAATTACttgctgtggtagcgagttccacattctcaccacactttaggtaaagaagtttcttctaaattccctattggatttcttggtgatttaTTTCATATCGATGTCCAGTCATGcgcttccccacaagaggaaacattctctctgtatccactctatcaaaacctttcagaattttaaagaactctattaggtcacccctcagtcttcttttttTCAAGCATGTGGAAACGTTGGCACAGATCTGCATCTTAGCACCATGTGGTTTCTGGCTACTTCACTATGATGCTGGGCCACAAGCAACATTTCATTCCAGTGTAACGTTACCTCTTGCCAGGTGTAGACAGCTACCAGCTTTCACAACTGGAACTTCATCTCGTAGCTGCTGAATGTGTGGTAGTTCCATCCCATAAACCACTTGCTGCTCGCACCAAGCCTGTCGACTCAGGTCAGTCACACTCAGGTGCTTTCGCCCAAACCGCTCCAGCGGAATCCTTCCATCGCACTTTCTCCTTTTAGCGCTGCTGCCCTCACACAGCGGGTCACTCTCCTGCTCCGATACATTCTGTTGATTGGAGGATTGCTCATTTGCACTGGGAGAGAAAGGTTGTTTGCCCAATTTACTTTTCAATGACAGAGACAGAAGAAATTTAAGCTAAAAACACCTCAGTATCAATTTCTCCTTTTAATGGTAAAACAGTAAATGCCTGTGATTAATGACCCGCTGTCAAAACCAGAGTGGCCTGTGGCTTTGAAGCATGCAATTACAGGGAATGGATTTTAATTTGTGGATTGTTAAACCTGAAACAGATCTGTTTTTCTCCAAAATAGTCATTTCACCCCAAAAGCATAAAAGGATTTCACAAGAACTCCCATTGTCAGTGTTAGTGTTTAGTAGGGGCACCATCATCAAGAATGCATTAAAAAAACATTACTAGAACAGCCCTACAGATAAACACATTGCATGGTGAGATATTCAGCTATAAAAGCCACAGAAGTACAATCGAACCCATGCCTCCAAACCAAGATGAAAGCAATACTTTGTTTCTTACTactaccattaccactcccttttgcCTTTTGTTTCATCACACATTTGTAATTTAAGCTCCTCTGCCCTCTAACATGTCCCTGACCTTCCTCTTTGTTCCACCTGAACCCTCCACCTGTTTTCAAAAGTGTAAAATCCATCACCTTTCTACCTCCCTTCAATCCTGAAGTCATAATTGTACTTTAAACATTAGgtctggttctctctccacagatgcttccagacctacTGAATTtctccagaactttctgtttttagttcagaccTCCAAACCAAGACTTTGTTATTACAGTGTACTGCAAGGATTAGCCACAATAATATCATTAATAGCATTAAATACTAAAAATTACCTACAAGTAACTTCGGCCGTTCCGTGGCCAGTACAGCAAGATTCAGTGGATCTGCTTGAGGTGTGACCACCGTCTCCTTCACACAGTTCAGGCCTTTCTATGGATTCAGCAATTAGGCAACAGATCATTAGATATATTTCTGAGAACCACTCTCTCGCTACATTCTCTTttcaaattaatttaaaattgcaGTTGTTGTAAAATTGAAAACTAACAATTCCCAGCAGTCTACAAAACAACAAACCACCAAACTGCATCATGTCTCAGGAAATGCATTTCTGACGTTATAATCTCACACAGACAACTAAAGAAGGACATTTGGTTTGTTGTGCTTCAAAGCCAACTGCACTCTCATTCAAGAGTACAACACCCTGATACAGGTAGCATTATGCACAAAGTTTAATGACGATTGAGGAATGCTGTCTATCAATAATCTGACAACCTTAAATGAACTCCTGCCCTGCCAATTTTTTCACAAAAATTATTCCAGTATAAATATCTTCCTACTTGGCCATTTATTCCCAatcaacaccactaaaacagatgGCCAGGTCATtcgtctcattgctgtttgtgggatttgctctgtgcaaattggcttccatGCTTCCCTACATTACAAGTGACATTTTgagagtacttcattggctctgaaGTGCTTTGAGACCTCCCtgagacactatataaatgccatTCTTCCTTTTTTTCTTGCAAAGTGCGGCCATTTCCAATTCTAGGCATTTCTGACTGCATCAAGCTACAGCAACTATCGCACGAGTATTCTTCTCTCCTGCAAGCCTCCATGGAACGCCTGCAACTTGAATTAGCTAATCACACCTGCAGCAATGTTAAACATCATGTTAGGATGGTGGGAGTGGGAATATTAACAAGTAAAAATGTACGTAGATGGATATAAGGCTGACTAAACAGGATTTACTGTGGGTTTAATGACAGGGGGGAAAAAAACTAAGCGAGATCCAAGTTGTGTGTATATAAAATCCAAACATTTTACCAAATGATAAACCATCAATATTCTTTAAGCTTATTCAGACATGATCAAAAAACAGTCAGTCCAGACTTTTAACAAGAAAATTTATAACTGTATACAGTTCAACAGGTCAATACTATCAACAACAACTtactttatatagcacctttaatgtaatgaaatgtctcAAAGCGCTTCACAAAGCATTAAAGCATAAAATATGACACTATGGAGATATCAGGTGAGATGGccaagagcttggtcaaagagataggtattAAAAGGTGTCCTAAAGGAAGAAAACAAGGTTGAGACacagagagatgtagggagggcattccagagcttggggcctatgCAATTGAAGACAAAGCCACCAATTAAACAatagaacaattaaaattggggatgcacaagaggccagagttaaggagcgcagatatctcagagggttgtggggctggaggagatttcaggttatttttattcattcacgggacgtgggcttcgctggctgggccagcatttattgcccatccctagttgcccttgagaaggtggtggtgagctgccttcttgaaccactgcagtccatgcggtgtaggtacacccacagtgctgttaaggagagagttccaggattttgacccagcgacagtgcagatatgatgatatagttccaagtcaaggtggtgagtgACACGGAGGGGAATTTgtagtggtggtgttcctatctatctgctgcccttgtccttctagatggtggtggttgtgcgtttggaagctgctgtctaaggagccttggtgaattcctgcagtgcatcttgtggatggtacacattgctgccactgcttcagtggtggagggagtgaatgtttgtgcgtgtggtgccaatcagatgggctgctttgtcctggatgatgtcaagtttctcgagtgttgtgggagctgcactgatccaagcaaatagggagtattccatcatactcctgacttgtgccttgtagattgtggacaggctttggggaggcaggaggtgagttactcgttgcaggattcctagtctctgacctgctctcgtagccacaatatttatatggctagtccagttcagtttctggccaatggaacccccaggatgttgatagtgggggattcagtgatggtaatgccattgaatgtcaaggggcaatgattagattctctcttgttggaggtgctcattgtctggcacttgtgtggggtgaatgttacttgccggcttgttagcccaagcctggatattgtccagttcttgttgcatttggacatggactgcttcagtatctgaggagtcacgaatggtgctgaacattgttcaatcatcagtgaacatcccacttctgaccttatgatgaaaggaaggtcaatgatgaagcagctgaggatggttgggcctaggacacaaccctgaggaactcacgcagtaatgacctggaactgagatgactgaccaccaacaaccacaaccatcttcctttgtgctagatatgattcagtggagaattttccctgattcccattgactccggttttgctagggccccttgatgccacactcggtcaaatgcggccttgatgtcaagggcaatcactctcaattcacctcgagaattcagctcttttgtccatgtatgaaccaagactgtaatgaagtcaggagctgagtggtcctggcagaacccaaactgggcatcagcactatccagtgccttcaaccgtttcctgatatcacgtggagtgaatcaaattggctgaggactggcatctgtgatgctggggacctcctgaggagtccgaggtggatcatccacttagcacttttggctgaagattgtagcaaatgcttcagccttatcttttgcactgatgtgctgggctccctcatcactgatagggatatttgtggagcctcctcctccagagagtgtttaattgtccaccaccattcacgactggatgtagcaggactacggagcttagatctgatccgttggttgtaggattgcttagctctgtctatcgcttactgcttatgctgttgggcacacaagtagtcctgtgttatagcttcaccaggttgacacctcatttttaggtatgcctggtgctgctcctagcatgctctcctgcactcttcattgagccagggttgatcccctggcttgatggtaatggtagagtgggggatatgtcggaccatgaggttacagattatgttcaagtacaattctgctgctgatgagattacagatatagatAGGGGCGAGgcaatgaaggga
This sequence is a window from Carcharodon carcharias isolate sCarCar2 chromosome 10, sCarCar2.pri, whole genome shotgun sequence. Protein-coding genes within it:
- the exo5 gene encoding exonuclease V isoform X1, encoding MMQWELSDAELLALDLDLFSTDCERPELCEGDGGHTSSRSTESCCTGHGTAEVTCSANEQSSNQQNVSEQESDPLCEGSSAKRRKCDGRIPLERFGRKHLSVTDLSRQAWCEQQVVYGMELPHIQQLRDEVPVVKAGSCLHLARELEVQDIVPINVESREDNWAVKMLNLLSMIQFLQAGERVRELPVFGELEGIFVVGVVDELCYNSKGELELRELKTRGQRTYPSAAQKKSHHLQVSIYKLLFEAMIKGQLNKDTITHHLHLRTDQPLGSEIRVHAQKVGFTINTFGDLLDLMLLNLTYTEIPSIDTMKIEYCYQADASVIGTEEVSFEEEWVKSELKHYSSFWKGQREAKGVDIEEAWKCRSCDFADICEWRRSKAEEATQKNRANQCK
- the exo5 gene encoding exonuclease V isoform X2 — its product is MMQWELSDAELLALDLDLFSTDCERPELCEGDGGHTSSRSTESCCTGHGTAEVTCSANEQSSNQQNVSEQESDPLCEGSSAKRRKCDGRIPLERFGRKHLSVTDLSRQAWCEQQVVYGMELPHIQQLRDEVPVVKAGSCLHLARGERVRELPVFGELEGIFVVGVVDELCYNSKGELELRELKTRGQRTYPSAAQKKSHHLQVSIYKLLFEAMIKGQLNKDTITHHLHLRTDQPLGSEIRVHAQKVGFTINTFGDLLDLMLLNLTYTEIPSIDTMKIEYCYQADASVIGTEEVSFEEEWVKSELKHYSSFWKGQREAKGVDIEEAWKCRSCDFADICEWRRSKAEEATQKNRANQCK